The Nostoc sp. 'Peltigera membranacea cyanobiont' N6 genome contains the following window.
GAAGAAGCGGAGGAACTTGCCGACTTTGAGGGATGGAAATTATCAGAACTGCACCGTGTATTTTGGGAAAACGGTTTTGGCGTTTATGTTGAACGCAGTAACAAGAGAATGATTAACAAGCGCTTGAGAGGGAAAATTTCCCCCGACGCTGCCAATCAGGGAGAAGAAGAGTAATTTTCGCGCCCAGGTTAAACCTGGGCATTGTTGAGTAAAGAGAGCAACAAAATATGCAAAGTATTGAAGGGGAGCAACGCGAAAAAGTGAGATCGGGGTTAAGTTCTCAATTACATCCCTATATTGTCAACAAAACCTGGTTTTTAAGTTGCGATCGCATCCTGAAACAACCTATATACGTCGCAGGTTTCAGCACCTCACAAAATCGCGTTGCTCCCTATCAGCATATATTTGGTAACTAAAGTTACTTCTTACTTAGATTTGATTTTTGCGATCGCACCTTGTTTACCGGATCTGACAAAACCGCATTGCTCCCGTATTGAAGAAGCATACAGTCTTGCTTGGGTGAAAACAGCTTGTGAACATATTTTAGGTAAGAATATTTGTCAAAGAACTTGGCGTAACTGCCTAAGAATATGTGGCGTTCAGCCTTACAAGAGAGAAATCAAGCTCAAAGAGTGCTGCTATTTACTAGGATTATTTTATCTGAAACGTCAAAACCCTTTCAAAAAGTATTCTTTGTCTGACGTTTCATTATTATTGATGAAAGAGAAAGAACGACTTTCCAAATTTGGCATTGATTTAGAAAACCTGGAATTTCCACTATTAGGGCGAGAATTACCGGACTATCTCTATGAAAAAACAGGCTACAAAGTGACTTTGCGAACCCTGTACCGTTGGGCATCTAAACGTCGTATTCCTTTCTCTAAGTTACGCATCATTAACCAAAAGGAATTGAGTCGATGGCTAGAGTTAGCAAGTATAGCGAACGGATAGTAAGTAGTTAGCTTTTTTAATACATTTACTGTAATTCAGTGGTTTAAGTTGTATAGGTTCTATCAAGCAGCGCGTTTTGTGACGAGGATTTAGACCCCGACGCAAAACGTAATTGTGATTGGTTTGATTTACTCCCCGCCCAACGCTAGTCTTTCAAATGAACAAGTGTGCCATTAGATTGAAAAGCAGTATATCAACCTAATGGATTTTGCTCTAGATACTGGCACACTCCCACGCTCATGGCTACGAGGTTTGGTTGTACATTCTTCCCCAAAAAATCTTCAACGAGATGAGCAATTCTACTTGTGAGGAAGAATGGTACTCCCTTGATTTGTTTCGCGTCAATCACTAGTTCGCCACGGCTTTCAATTACTGTACTATTACCATCTTGCAAAAAGCGATTTTTGCCAGAACACTTAACTGCTTCTGTAAAAGCGTGAGTTTCAATACGCCATTCAACTGTCAAATCTGTCTGATTCCAGGTATTATATTCTGTCCAAGAAAGCATATCTTCACTGAGCAGAACTCTTGCTGCTGCTGGAATTTCACTGCCACCATGCCATTCATTGACAGTATAAATATTACTGCCTGCTTCCTTACGTGATAAAAGTGTGATCTGACGCACGTTTGGCATATAGGGAACTAGTTCAACTAGTTTGTCACGATAGCTAGCATAAACTAGGGAGCGTGGAAAAGGAATTTTGGTATCAGCAGAAATGAGCATTAATTCATACCATATTTAAATATAGACACAACGGGGAATTACCAAGAGTTTAGCGATGGCATAACTGCCCACCGGAGGCGATCTGCAACTGAGGTGTTTTTTTTGGTTGCTCCGCCTGAATTTTGGTTTAAACGTCATCTATATTTTACTGTCGCATCGGATCACAAAGCGGCATAAAAAAGCAGCAAGGTCTGCCGTGACATCTAAAAGCCTTACTGTGTATAGATGTCACAGAAAGCGGCCAGATTGGGTAAAACTCTAGAACCCTTGCTATTAAAGGAATGTCACAAAAAGCGGCATGGTTAAATCATGGACTTAGTGTCACTTGAAAGCACTCAAAGCTATATAGGATAGGTGTCACAAAGGAAGTGGCAGGGTTGAAGAAAAAAAATAGGGATGAAAAAAACTCCGTTTTTGGGGCTTTTTTATGAAGTGGGATCGACAGCCTCTGATGCTCACGGAACGCCTGCTTTGAAGTGTGGGATTCCCTACATCCTATCCCTACAAGCTTTTCATGACTGATGCTGAAATTTATTTCCCAAGCTTTCTATTTTTATTTTGCAAGTTTTTCTTTTTCTTTTTCTTTTGTTTAGGGCACTCGATATCGACCATCAACCCATGCTCAAATACAACAGTGTGTTTTGGATCTGCTCCATCACAAAGGAGAGTTTTTTTCTGTTTACTCATCAACTTCATTTCCTTAATTGTGTTCTCGAAAAAATGAAGTTCATAGCCACAATCACACTCAAATGATGAAGGGAATATTTCTTTGGGCATCAACTAATCGAAAAAATTATATTTCCTTGGGATTTTTTTCATAATCCCATAGATTGGGAAACCATTGCAGCAGATTGGTTAAGGAAAGAAATTATACATCAAGCGGCTAGTGAAAAAAATTCTGCATAGTCAAGCTCATTGCAATAATCCTATTTGAATTATTTTTTTTTGCCAACAAGTGTGTGCTGTTTAACCTAGCCTTTCTTCTAGGTTTTCAATATTTAGACTTTGTGGGACGATTAACCCAGTATTTAAACTCAGCTTAAACATCTTGTTCTGAAATGTGATCTAAATTCATCACTACACGGGAGTGCTTAATCATGGTGCAGGACGAACTAAAGAACAAAGTAGCTTTGATTACTGGTGCAAATAAAGGTCTGGGGCTGGAAATGAGTCGTCAACTTGGACAACATGGATTGACAATTCTGATAGCGGCCCGAAACTTAGATGCAGCTAAAACAGCAGCAAGTAACTTAGAGAATGAAGGAGTAATAGCTCACCCAATTGCCCTGGATGTCACTGATAGTAATCAAATTGAATCTGCCGTTCAACAAATTAGTGACTCTTTTGGTAGGCTTGATGTCTTGATCAATAACGCGGGTGTGTTTTTAGATGGTGATTGGTTAACCAGTAATGCTAGTTCTATTTCTGTAGACATTATTCGACAGACATTTAGCACCAACTTTTTTGGCTTAGTAGAATTAACTCAACGAGCATTGCCGTTAATATTGAATAGCCCTAGCGGTCGAATTGTAAATATGTCGAGTATTGAAGCCTCGTTAGCACTTCATGCTGACCCCAATTCATTCATCTATAATTCCAAACCATTTGCTTACAATGCTTCTAAGGCAGCAGTGAACTCATTTACGATTCATTTAGCTCATGAGTTACGCAATACTCCAGTGAAGATTAATAGCGCTCATCCGGGTTGGGTAAAAACGGAATTAGGTGGTGAAGGTGCAATGATGGACATCGCATCAGGTGCGAAAACTGGTGTTGAATTAGCGATATTGCCAAATGATGGCCCCAGTGGTGGGTTTTTCCATTTTGGGGAACCAGTAGCTTGGTAACTTATGCCAAGACTTGAAGCAGTGGCATAAGTTATTAGTCATTACGCAAATTTCTCACGATTTTCGTACACTCGATACCAATACTTGTCGGTTAAGGGGAAAAGGGGAAGGGGAAAAGGGGAAGGGGAAAAGGGAAAGAAAAAACCTTTAACCTTTACCCCAAATCCAATTCCGAGTTAAAAATGCAAAACCTACGCAGTATTGCACTCGATACTATTGACTATTAATTCTTACGGTAAATGGCGATTTATCCCATTCCTTCAATGTATGGGATAAATCGCCATCTTTTGTAAAAAGTTGAGCATTATTCTTCTAACTCGGACTTTTCCATTTCTGGTGAAAAGTTGGCTCTACACTGCTCAAGTCATCTATTATTAGAGACACTTCTCAGTATGTGGGCATCGACTTAAGCATTAGATATTGTCTCCAACTGTTGCTTGAGAATTACAATTTTAGTTTGATGCGCTTCAATCTCGGCTTCAAGTTCAGTACGTAATTCAATCGGTGTCAGTGGATGAATTTTCTCCTCTTCAAGATGTGACACTTCAGAAAAATCGTTTTTATGTATGACAGCATAACGCCAAGATTCGTTACATAAGCCAGTCAGTAGACTATTGGGTGGATAATACTGAATCCCAACAATCACTCCCTGCTTGGTTCTTCGCCCGAACGAGTATTTTGGTGATGTCCAGTCATTGGGAATAGTGACAACTTTTAAAGTTTCCATGCGATTGCTCCTATTATTGTCTTAATTGTGTTTGTACTACTCGCTGCTGCCTTTTCTCTACCAAAACCTGACCGATAGATCCCCCAGTACCCAGCCCCAACATTCCTGTCGCAATCATGTACATTGCATTCTTGCCAAAAAATTGCACTCCTAAATATCCGATAGATATAGCCGCTAATGTGCTAGTCAGACTTACAGTAATTACTTGTGCTTGATTCCGTTCCATAATTAGAATGCCTTTCCCTGATAGAGGTTATGATTTAAATGATTTTGCTGTTACGCGAACGCGCTACGCCGGAGCAACTTGAACTTATGCTGCAACAGCACAAGTTCTACATTAGAACCGCAGTTGATATCGAGCGTCGGGTGCTGGTTGGTGGTGGTGGTCTACACGCTGATTGTGAAGAAAAGTTGCTAGATGACGGCAGTAGACAACAAGATATTTGGGCTGCCAGTTTTATGCCGATAAGTGGAAAAATCATTTATGAGTCGATGGTTAATCTTCGTCCCCGGCAAAATAGATCAATGGAACTTTTAGACCCTAAAATTAGAGAAAGGGTAGCTCAACTGATTAACGAGTTCCTAGGAAATTTATGATCGAAGTGACACCAAAGCAACAAATTTTTATGCAAGATGATGTGACTACACGTTTACGTCGTCTAGCTACACACTTGTCACAAATTCAATCTTTGTGGACTCAAGGCTCATCAGAGGATTTAATACTGGCTTTGGTTGATGAAAGCCGATACTTTATTGAGTGGACTGTACCAGATATGGTAAAGGCAGATGATATTGACCGAGCCTGTGAATTAGTTGATTTAGTTCGTCTTCTGACTCGTTGGCTATTCCATTGGGACGATATCTGGACTGATGCTGAACAAAAGCAATCTGCATCTGCTCAAATTTCATATTGGTTACAGCGAGTTTTGGAAATATCACGTACAGAACCGGAATCAATGAGTGCTTGAACTCTTTGAAGTCTGACGTTGTTTAACCAACAGCGAACGCAAGTACTGCCGACAAGCTGCTTCTCCCCGGTGTATCAGAATCCGCAGCGCCTGTACTTCCTGCATTGGAGAAACACAGATTTCAGCGATGGCTGCAATCAGATTTTGTTGCTTCTGCACATAATCTTGATGCTGCCGCTCTAACAGAGCAATTTTGGAGTTTAATTGTTGTATCTGCCGTAATGCTTGAGTTAAGGACGATTCTTTCTTTTGAGAGTGATTATCTAAAGTTAATGTCATTTTCTTGCTCCTCTAAATTTAGATGGTTGAAAGGAACGAATTTCCATTAGTTTCAACTTTGTAAAACTGAATCGATTTCGCCGTTATCAATAGCCTTTTTTGCGTGGCCAACAGCTTGTGTATGATTGTCAAAAGTTTGAGTTGAAGGTGATGCCCAAGTTGTTTTAAAAAAGCCCTGCTTCCCAACGTGAACATCTACAGCACCATCTGATAATTCAGTAGTCTCGATTTTGTAGCCGCCATGTTTGGTTTTGTACTCTTTCATTGCCGTTAACTCACCTAAAATTTATCTCGTTGAATACTTACACTTGCTCCGACTAAAGAACTGCCTAAGAAGGCGGAAAAACTGACCAGCATTGCACCCAGGCAAATATTTTTTTGCTGCTCCCAACCAGAGATGATGATGTTTGGATTAGCATTTATCTCAATAATCTCCAGCCCCCAGCAAGCCATTGCTCCAACCCCTGAAAAGCCAGTCAAGAGTAGAGAGATAATTGCAGTTGTTTCTATGGTGCGATCAATGAATACTTTAGAGTTGAATCGTCTTCTTGGACGATGACTTTTAACTAATCGGACTTTTGGCTCTTGCATACTTGAACGAGCAATTTGTTTGTGATTAGCCATTGGTTTCACTTATTCTCATGAATTACTAGGAAAAATATGATCCTCTACAGCCGACTTGAACTGTTTTATCCCTCCGCTATAGTGGATTTTGATGCCTGAAATTATTTCTTGTTCTGTGAGTTCTTCAACTTCTTCGGGGCAGGATAAATCGCGCCAAGGCAAACACTCTTTTATCCACTCTTTCGCCCATAAAAATTCGTTAGCAGTTAGCTGCTCGACTTGAACTTTCATCCTGATTCCTCCAATTCAATAAAAAACCCTGTACCAGTATTCCTAATCTTTACTTTTCTTTAATTGACCAACATTTGAATCACACTAAGACTAAAGTTGATGCTGCATAATCGTGCGCTACCACCACAACGATGAAGATACTGTAGGCACAAGCAGGAATGGTCAGTAGAGGTGGAATGAGTGGATTTTCTCGGCATGATATTTTTCCTATTGGTGTTATGAGAAGATATAATTTTTCTTTTCAATTCAGTTCAATTAACCCCGCTTTCTTGTTCTGAGGGGAGCAACGGAGTCTCTGGCTCCGCTCCTGAATTGGTGAATATCTGAATTCTTCTTCAAATATTCCCCAGTAAAATAGACACTGGGGAATCTTTTTATTTACTCTGCATTGATGTAGTCGGATGGATCTAAGTAATCCGGCGAAAATCCATCTGCATCGCTATGGTAAATTGGCTCCACATAATCCAGTACAGATTCATCGGCAATAATCTCTGTCCTTGTGCTAAGTGACGTAATTTGAGTGTCCATTTCTGGAATATCAATTCCTAACCGTTCGCATATTTCTCTTATTTTTAGGTATTGAGGATGTATTTGCTCATCAATATAAGAATGATGTCCATACCCCTCTGATTCCCAAGAACTAACAATTATTTTCGCCATATTCACTCATTGTTTTAATTTTCAACGATAAAAAACTACCACAAAACTACTATTAAATAAGCTTTGTGGTAATTCGTTTACAAATGTCGCCAGAAGTTTTTACTGATAGTTTTAAGACTGACTACCTTGGGTTCTGCTGTTGCTTCTGGAGTATGACCACCAGCCACCGCAACAGCAATTGGTGCAGGTGTCGTTAACAAAGAATTGAGTAATGCTCGCTGATGATCCACATCAGCATGAGTTCGGTATATTGTGTAGGGATTAATTTGCATCCCCAACGGCGTGGGTACGATTTTTAAGTATTGATTAAGGAGTTCAATGTAATGCTGATCAAAATTCCGATGAATCACATAAGATCGTATTGCATTAAGCAATCCAATAGCTCTCTCAATTTCGTAAACATCACAGGTATCTATTTCTGGCTGACTTTCACGGTAGCCTTTACCTTTTTTCTCGGCTACCAGATTGTTAAATTTACTAACCGCCCTCTGATGATTGCCTAATGTGTGAACTTTGGTTTGCGCTTGATAACCAACTCGCCCCCACTGGACTGTCAAATTCCCCTCTTCGACAATGGC
Protein-coding sequences here:
- a CDS encoding SDR family oxidoreductase — its product is MVQDELKNKVALITGANKGLGLEMSRQLGQHGLTILIAARNLDAAKTAASNLENEGVIAHPIALDVTDSNQIESAVQQISDSFGRLDVLINNAGVFLDGDWLTSNASSISVDIIRQTFSTNFFGLVELTQRALPLILNSPSGRIVNMSSIEASLALHADPNSFIYNSKPFAYNASKAAVNSFTIHLAHELRNTPVKINSAHPGWVKTELGGEGAMMDIASGAKTGVELAILPNDGPSGGFFHFGEPVAW
- a CDS encoding WGR domain-containing protein, whose product is MEIYLVFVDAIRNSNKFWAAIVEEGNLTVQWGRVGYQAQTKVHTLGNHQRAVSKFNNLVAEKKGKGYRESQPEIDTCDVYEIERAIGLLNAIRSYVIHRNFDQHYIELLNQYLKIVPTPLGMQINPYTIYRTHADVDHQRALLNSLLTTPAPIAVAVAGGHTPEATAEPKVVSLKTISKNFWRHL
- a CDS encoding helix-turn-helix domain-containing protein → MVTKVTSYLDLIFAIAPCLPDLTKPHCSRIEEAYSLAWVKTACEHILGKNICQRTWRNCLRICGVQPYKREIKLKECCYLLGLFYLKRQNPFKKYSLSDVSLLLMKEKERLSKFGIDLENLEFPLLGRELPDYLYEKTGYKVTLRTLYRWASKRRIPFSKLRIINQKELSRWLELASIANG
- a CDS encoding DUF5674 family protein, whose product is MILLLRERATPEQLELMLQQHKFYIRTAVDIERRVLVGGGGLHADCEEKLLDDGSRQQDIWAASFMPISGKIIYESMVNLRPRQNRSMELLDPKIRERVAQLINEFLGNL